The Methanosarcina barkeri MS DNA window GAAGCACTCCGCTATACTAAACTCCTTGAGCCTGAACTTTCTATTCCTATTTTCCTTGATGAGACAGGGGTTTCATCCCAGGAAATCCGAAAGGAGTTTTTCAAAATCGGAGAGCAGGGAGGAAAAGCTTTACTTATAACCTATCTCTGGGGAACATTGAGTGAAGGTGTTGATTTCAGAGATTCCAGGGGCAGGACCGTGATTATAGTGGGAATCGGATATCCAGCCTTGAATGACCGAATAAAGGCTGTCGAATCTGCTTATGATGAAGTTTTCGGCTGTGGTGAAGGCTGGGAGTTTGCAGTTCAGGTGCCGACAATCAGAAAGGTCAGACAGGCAATGGGAAGGATAGTGCGTTCTCCAGACGACTATGGAGTAAGGATTCTCCTTGATTCCCGCTACCAGGGCTCTCAGGCACGTAAACTCGGTAAATTTTCGGTTTTTGATTATTTTCCATCTGAAGAAAAAAGAGAGTTCATCGACATTGCACCCAGAGACTTAGGAAGCCTGGTGGAAGAATTTTTTGCCCACGTCATGCCAGGTAATCCCGACAAAAATGAATCGGAGTCCCAGACTTCAAGTCGTGTGGGTTTCGGAAGCCTTGCTGAAAAGCTTTGAAGTCCTTTGAGTTAATCCCTTCGAGTTACTTTAATAAATTTTACACTGTTTCATAACTGTTTGAATTGTTTAATATGTTAAACCTATTTGGAACCCGACACTCATATATAATAAAAGAAGTTGCCCGTAGTTTATATTTAAACTTCAGGCACTAAATTACTTGGTGAACAGGTTTTTTGCAACTTGTTTTCATGAAACTTTTACTTACGACCTTTTTACTTATGTTACTTTTACTTATGTTACTTTTATTTACAATATTTTTTTCTTATGTTACTTTTATATAATTGACTCTGGTCTTCGTACCAGTGCCGGCTGCGTTACTTGCCTTAAGGCGTTACACTGTAACTTCCTGTTGTCGAATAGGATGTATGGGGTTCTGTATTGTTGAAAAGGTTTCATCCCCGAAACTCCAGTTCCATGCGATAGGGGAGCCTGAAGTATTGTTCTTAAAAGTCACGCTCAGCGGCGCATTCCCTATTCTTGGAGACCCCTGGAAACTTACAACCGGCTTTGACGCTGTTGTTCCTACCGTTAAACTGAGTTTTGTAGCGCGTTCAGCCCTTTGTCACTTTGTCACTTTTATATAATTCCATTTTGATTTTGTACTGCTTCCTGCTGCATTTGTTGCTGTGAGTTTAACCGTGTAAGTTCCTGCTGCTGAATATGTGTGTGTTGGACTCTTTTCTGTTGAATATTTCCCGTCTCCGAAATCCCATTTCCATGAGGTTGGTGATCCTTTGCTAGTCTCCGTAAATTTTACCTTTAGCGGAGCTTTTCCTGATAGTGGCCATCCCCAGAAATCTGCAGTTGGAGCTTGTGAGGTCCCAGACACTTTTATATAATTCCATTTTGTTTTTGTACTGCTTCCTGCTGCGTTTGTTGCTGTGAGTTTAACCGTGTAAGTTCCTGCTGCTGAATATGTGTGTGTTGGACTCTTTTCTGTTGAATATTTCCCGTCTCCGAAATCCCACTTCCAGGAGGTTGGTGATCCTTTGCTGGTCTCTGTGAATGTTACCTTTAGTGGAGCATCTCCGGATAGTGGCCATCCCCAGAAATCTGCAGTTGGAGCTTGTGAAGTTTCTGTCACCATTATATACTTTGATTTAGTTGCTGTGTTACTGCCTGCCGCATTTGTTACTGTAAGTTTAACAGTATATTTTCCTTCTTTAGAATATGTGTGTGTTGGACTCTTTTCTGTTGAAGTTTTTCCGTCTCCGAAACTCCATTTCCATTTAGTTGGCTTTCCTGTACTTTTGTCAGTAAATTTCACGCTTAAAGGTGCTGTTCCTGATTTTGGAGATGCATAAAATACAGCAACTGGCGCTTGCGAAGTTTTCACTGTGATATACTTTGATTTAGTTGCTGTGTTACTGCCTGCCGCATTTGTTACTGTAAGTTTAACAGTATATTTTCCTTCTTTAGAATATGTGTGTGTTGGACTCTTTTCTGTTGAAGTTTTTCCGTCTCCGAAACTCCATTTCCATTTAGTTGGCTTTCCTGTACTTTTGTCAGTAAATTTCACGCTTAAAGGTGCTGTTCCTGATTTTGGAGATGCATAAAATACAGCAACTGGCGCTTGCGAAGTTTTCACTGTGATATACTTTGATTTAGTTGCTGTGTTACTGCCTGCCGCATTTGTTACTGTAAGTTTAACAGTATATTTTCCTTCTTTAGAATATGTGTGTGTTGGACTCTTTTCTGTTGAAGTTTTTCCGTCTCCGAAACTCCATTTCCATTTAGTTGGCTTTCCTGTACTTTTGTCAGTAAATTTCACGCTTAAAGGTGCTGTTCCTGATTTTGGAGACGCATAAAATACAGCAACTGGTTTTGCTGTCACTGTGATATACTTTGATTTTGTCGCTGTGTTACTGCCTGCCGCATTTGTTACTGTAAGTTTAACAGTATATTTTCCTTCTTTAGAATATGTGTGTGTTGGACTCTTTTCTGTTGAAGTTTTTCCGTCTCCGAAACTCCATTTCCATTTAGTTGGCTTTCCTGTACTTTTGTCAGTAAATTTCACGCTTAAAGGTGCTGTTCCTGATTTTGGAGATGCATAAAATACAGCAACTGGAGCTTGTGAAGTTTCTGTCACCATTATATACTTTGATTTAGTTGCTGTGTTACTTCCTGCCGCATTTGTTACTGTAAGTTTAACAGTATATTTTCCTTCTTTAGAATATTTATGTGTTGGATTCTTTTCTGTTGAAGTTTTTCCATCTCCAAAATTCCATTTCCATTTAGTTGGTTTTCCTGTACTTTTGTCAGTAAATTTCACGCTTAAAGGTGCTGTTCCTGATTTTGGAGATGCATAAAATACAGCAGCCGGTTTTGCTGTCACTATGATATACTTTGATTTTGTTGCTGTGTCGATGCCTGCTGCATTGGTTACTTTAAGGGTTACTGTGTACTTTCCTGCTTTGGAATACTTATGAGTTGGATTCTGAAGGAATGACTTTGATCCATCTCCAAAATTCCATTTCCATTTAGTTGGTTTTCCTGTACTTTTGTCAGTAAATTTCACGCTTAAAGGTGCTCTTCCTGATTTTGGAGACGCATAAAATACAGCAACTGGAGTTTTCGGTTTTTGTACTTTGACAGAGCCTGTAAACTTCCCGAATGCAGCAGGCTCTTTTCCTACCTTCACCGTGGTTATAACCATATTTGTGGCTGTGTTAACTACAGAGACAGCGCCACTTGTTTCTTTCGCCACATATGCCTTAGTTCCATCCGGACTGAAAGCAACCCCTAAAGGATAATTTCCGACTTTCACTGTAGCTGTAACCTTATTTGTCGCTGCATTTATCACAGAAAAAGTACCATCTCCATAGTTCGTCACATATACCTTTGTTCCAGCCGGGTTTACTGCAACTCCCCATGGGTATTTTCCTACTTTTACTCTTGCTGTAACCTTATTTTTTGCTGTGTCAATTACAGAAACATCGTACTCATTTGCCACATATACCTTTGTTCCCGCTGGATTAACTGCAACTCCGGTAGGGAGATTTCCTACCTTTATTGTGGCTGTGACCTTGTTTGTTGCAGTGTCAATAACAGAGACAGTGTTATCAAGAGTATTCGTCACATATACCTTTGTTCCAGCCGGGTTTACTGCAACTCCACAAGGATAATTTCCTACTTTTACTGTAGCTGTAACCTTATTTGTTTCAGTGTTAATTACAGAGACTGTCTTACTGCCTTCGTTTGCCACATATACTCTTGTTCCCTCAGGGTTAATTGCAACTCCCCATGGGTTTTTTCCTACTTTCACTGTGGCTGTAACCTTATTTGTTGCTGTGTCAATTACGGAGATGGCGCCGCTTTTGTCTTTCGATACATATACCTTAGTTCCAGCGGGGTTGACTGCAACTCCGTAAGGATATCTTCCTACATTTATCGTGGCTGTAACTTTGTTTGTTGTAATGTCAATTGCAGAAACAGTGGTACTGCCGCTATTCGTAATGTAGGCGTATCCAGCCGTGTTCGAAGTACTTTGTGCAGTAGCTGCCGATGTAGTAGAGAATATCAAAATTAAAAATAAAACAATGGCTGTTGAAGCTAACGCTACTGAACACAGTTTTTTGTTCACTTTCATTGTCTTACTCCGTTATATTTCGTCCTACATCCAGCAGGTAAATTGTTATTTCAAATATTTTCACTGATAGCTTTTTTGTGGGAACTTACATTAGTCTTATATCTCTTATTTGTAAATTGTCTGCTGCTTCTTTTTATGTAATGCTTGTACATATGTTAACACGTGTTAAATGCAGGGCAAATTAATAGGGTGTTTGAAAAGTGCTATCTTTGCATCCTCTTCATTTCAAGGGAAAATATTTTAACGAAAAAACCTAAAACAATCTTATCACATATTTTGGAAGTTAAACTGATTTTTTAATGTATTTTTTTTATTCTTAATATTTTTTAGTTTTAATGTGTTTTTATTCTTAATATTTTTTAGTTTTAATGTGTTTTTATTCTTAATATTTTTTAGTTTTAATGTGTTTTTAGACATGAGTAAACTTTTCAACTTTCAGCAAATATATGAAGCCTACTTTTTCTCGTACAGTTTGAAGAGGATACTTATCCTGAAAAATATCCAAATTTTTAATGTCGATCTGCCGAATACAGGTTTTTTTCTAAAACTCAGTTTCAAAATCCAGGTTTTTTTTCGTTTTTGGATTTGTAGAAAACCTATCTAAATCAGCTTTAATTGGATCTGAAAATGAATGTGTAAAAGTATATCAGGTAGTTCAGTTTAAACAATTGGTAATTCTTTCTTTCCGATGATTTCCCATGATAAACTTTAACATCAATATTAAGTTTTTCATGTTTCATGCATGTGCCAAAGGCTCATGAGGGTTTCTACGTAACCGCATATTTTAATTAACAGATTGAACCGGAGTTTATAAAATCATGAAAATCGGGATGTAGCTATAAATAATCTTCAGGTCTAATATAATATTTATTAAGTACCTTATCCGTGTAGTTCAATTTTAGCGTCATATCATCTTGAACTGGTCCACCGTCGGTAATTATGTCTTTTCCACAATTTTTATAAAAACCATCTAGGGATCTTGCTATATCGATTATCTGTTAGATACTTCAGGCGGTAGATTATCTATTTTTCTTCCACGATCACTGATTCGCTCTATATTTGGATTTTTTATATTAAAGTGTTTCTAATTCTTGTCCAAAAACTTCGTTTTTGGTTAGAATTTCTGTTTTCTGTGTTTTTTGATGCGGTTTTATACATGAAATTCAACTTCAAGTTGAATTTACAAGAAAAACTTGGTCTTCAGCTCCATCTCAATTGTAAATCAAATGTAAATTTATGGTAGGCTCTTATAGCTAGATAGACTCTCAGACATTTAGTAAAATTTAGACTCAATCCTTTTTTAATCTCAACCTAATCCAGAAGGTTGAAGTTTAATCACTCCAAAATATCGAGGTACATGTAACTAAGAGTAACTGATGTTAACTCTAAAAACAGAATAAGAGAAAACAGAATTATAGTCTGTTTCGGTCGCCCACTATGACTCTTCCGTTGTGACCTAAACATACCTTTGCGTTCATTAAGTTTAGCCTTAATTTTTTCGTGTTTCAGTTTAAGAGTTTACTTGCTTTCAGAGTATACTCTCTGTCTTGTATTCTTGTCACTTTTATGGAATTTGTTTTTGTTATAGTACTACCGCCTGCCTCATTGCTTACTATAATGTAATTTTATATTTTCCTTTCTGTAAATACTGGTATTTTGGATTTTTTTCTCTTGAACTTATTTCATCCCCAAAACTCCATTGCCATTTAGTGAGGGGTTTCGAAACTTTTATCAGTACAGATCACAGTTAATAGAGCTTTTCCTGAAATGGGAGACGCAGAATATGCAGCAACTGGTTTTGCGATTTCCTATTTTATATACTATGACATCCACAAATGATTTTTGTGCTACTGCATTTTGCATCTTTATCTGAGACTGCAGAATCCCAGGAGGTTTATAACCAAGTTTTCAAAGTTGCAGTCACTTTGCCACTTTTATATATTTCCATTTTAATTTTGTACTACTTCCTGCTTCATTTGTTGCTATGAGTTTAACCGTGTAAGTTCCTGCTGCTGAATATGTGTGTGTTGGACTCTTTTCTGTTGAATATTTCCCATCTCCAAAATCCCACTTCCATGAAGTTGGCGATCCTTTGCTCGTCTCCGTAAATGTTACCTTTAGTGGAGCGTTTCCTGATAGCGGCCAGCCCCAGAAATCTGCAGTTGGAACATCTGCAGTTGGAGCTTGTGAAGTTTTCACTATGATATACTTTGATTTTGTTGCTGTGTTACTGCCTGCTGCATTAGTCGCCATAAGGTTAACAGTATATTTTCCGGCTTTAGAATACTTATGAGTTGGATTTTTTTCTGTTGACGATGTTCCGTCTCCAAAACTCCATTCCCATTTAGTTGGTTTTCCTGTACTTTTATCCGTAAATTTCACGCTTAAAGGCGCTGTTCCTGATTTTGGAGATGCATAAAATACAGCAGCCGGTTTTGCTATCACTATGATATACTTTGATTTTGTTGCTGTATTACTGCCTGCTGCATTTGTTACTATAAGTTTAACAGTATATTTTCCTTCTTTAGAATATTTATGTATTGGATTCTTTTCTGTTGACGATGTTCCATCTCCGAAATCCCATTTCCATTTAGTTGGTTTTCCTGTACTTTTATCCGTAAATTTCACGCTTAAAGGTACTGTTCCTGATTTTGGAGATGCATAAAATACAGCAACTGGTGCTTGCGAAGTTTTCACTATGATATACTTTGATTTTGTTGCTGTGTTACTGCCTGCCGCATTTGTTACCGTAAGTTTAACAGTATATTTTCCTTCTTTAGAATATTTATGTGTTGGATTCTTTTCTGTTGACGATGTTCCATCTCCGAAATCCCATTTCCATTTAGTTGGTTTTCCTGTACTTTTATCCGTAAATTTCACGCTTAAAGGCGCTGTTCCTGATTTTGGAGATGCATAAAATACAGCAACTGGTGCTTGCGAAGTTTTCACTATGATATACTTTGATTTTGTTGCTGTGTTACTTCCTGCCGCATTTGTTACCGTAAGTTTAACAGTATATTTTCCGGCTTTAGAATATTTATGTGTTGGATTCTTTTC harbors:
- a CDS encoding glutaminyl-peptide cyclotransferase; translation: MKVNKKLCSVALASTAIVLFLILIFSTTSAATAQSTSNTAGYAYITNSGSTTVSAIDITTNKVTATINVGRYPYGVAVNPAGTKVYVSKDKSGAISVIDTATNKVTATVKVGKNPWGVAINPEGTRVYVANEGSKTVSVINTETNKVTATVKVGNYPCGVAVNPAGTKVYVTNTLDNTVSVIDTATNKVTATIKVGNLPTGVAVNPAGTKVYVANEYDVSVIDTAKNKVTARVKVGKYPWGVAVNPAGTKVYVTNYGDGTFSVINAATNKVTATVKVGNYPLGVAFSPDGTKAYVAKETSGAVSVVNTATNMVITTVKVGKEPAAFGKFTGSVKVQKPKTPVAVFYASPKSGRAPLSVKFTDKSTGKPTKWKWNFGDGSKSFLQNPTHKYSKAGKYTVTLKVTNAAGIDTATKSKYIIVTAKPAAVFYASPKSGTAPLSVKFTDKSTGKPTKWKWNFGDGKTSTEKNPTHKYSKEGKYTVKLTVTNAAGSNTATKSKYIMVTETSQAPVAVFYASPKSGTAPLSVKFTDKSTGKPTKWKWSFGDGKTSTEKSPTHTYSKEGKYTVKLTVTNAAGSNTATKSKYITVTAKPVAVFYASPKSGTAPLSVKFTDKSTGKPTKWKWSFGDGKTSTEKSPTHTYSKEGKYTVKLTVTNAAGSNTATKSKYITVKTSQAPVAVFYASPKSGTAPLSVKFTDKSTGKPTKWKWSFGDGKTSTEKSPTHTYSKEGKYTVKLTVTNAAGSNTATKSKYITVKTSQAPVAVFYASPKSGTAPLSVKFTDKSTGKPTKWKWSFGDGKTSTEKSPTHTYSKEGKYTVKLTVTNAAGSNTATKSKYIMVTETSQAPTADFWGWPLSGDAPLKVTFTETSKGSPTSWKWDFGDGKYSTEKSPTHTYSAAGTYTVKLTATNAAGSSTKTKWNYIKVSGTSQAPTADFWGWPLSGKAPLKVKFTETSKGSPTSWKWDFGDGKYSTEKSPTHTYSAAGTYTVKLTATNAAGSSTKSKWNYIKVTK
- a CDS encoding PKD domain-containing protein, with amino-acid sequence MIKVSKPLTKWQWSFGDEISSREKNPKYQYLQKGKYKITL
- a CDS encoding PKD domain-containing protein, whose translation is MDGGIKIKKLTTILVAIFILSLISSLGAAAEIIVQPGDSIQNAVNSSSSGDIITVKPGIYTENIIVTKDDLTIRSESGNPDNTIIKAKSSGASVFLLQGDNIKITGFKAVGATRSGNAGICLSSCSNCIVENNKLLNNCYGIYLLRCKENKISKNIATNNREYGIVLGTATDNTLSGNTAFNNGRGIHVGNSDGNTFSGNTVQDNSVYGLYVCPRSDTNQIYNNYFNDTNMTIRNGIGNTYNTKKTAGTNIVGGPYIGGNFWGKPDGTGFSNTATDADGDGISDSAYKNIKGSIYSDNLPLVVYKPGSQKLVAVFYASPKSGTAPLSVKFTDKSTGKPTKWKWDFGDGTSSTEKNPTHKYSKAGKYTVKLTVTNAAGSNTATKSKYIIVKTSQAPVAVFYASPKSGTAPLSVKFTDKSTGKPTKWKWDFGDGTSSTEKNPTHKYSKEGKYTVKLTVTNAAGSNTATKSKYIIVKTSQAPVAVFYASPKSGTVPLSVKFTDKSTGKPTKWKWDFGDGTSSTEKNPIHKYSKEGKYTVKLIVTNAAGSNTATKSKYIIVIAKPAAVFYASPKSGTAPLSVKFTDKSTGKPTKWEWSFGDGTSSTEKNPTHKYSKAGKYTVNLMATNAAGSNTATKSKYIIVKTSQAPTADVPTADFWGWPLSGNAPLKVTFTETSKGSPTSWKWDFGDGKYSTEKSPTHTYSAAGTYTVKLIATNEAGSSTKLKWKYIKVAK